The Pseudofrankia inefficax genome window below encodes:
- a CDS encoding nuclear transport factor 2 family protein: MSSPVGRNDIVVGAGADPAGADTIVELLTLGLSAWTERDADRRRKILADCCAPDVVYVSPLGAATGLDQFTDLIGEVQRGYPGYRPVRTTAIDLHHRNARLEWAFRDSAGRTTLTGLDILVFSDEPLIVAMTAFFGPTPPIRYTYGSVGLPR, translated from the coding sequence ATGAGCAGCCCGGTCGGCCGTAACGACATCGTCGTCGGAGCCGGCGCCGACCCCGCGGGCGCGGACACCATCGTCGAACTGCTCACGCTGGGGCTTTCCGCCTGGACCGAACGCGATGCCGACCGGCGCAGGAAGATCCTGGCCGACTGCTGCGCCCCCGACGTGGTGTACGTCAGCCCGCTGGGTGCGGCCACCGGGCTCGACCAGTTCACGGACCTGATCGGCGAGGTCCAACGCGGCTACCCCGGCTACCGCCCGGTCCGAACCACTGCCATCGACCTCCACCACCGGAACGCCCGTCTCGAATGGGCGTTCCGGGACAGCGCTGGCAGGACCACCCTCACCGGCCTCGACATCCTCGTCTTCAGCGACGAGCCGTTGATCGTCGCCATGACCGCCTTCTTCGGCCCCACCCCACCGATCCGCTACACCTATGGGAGCGTCGGACTGCCCCGCTGA
- a CDS encoding long-chain-fatty-acid--CoA ligase: MVYLLDAMERAGKEPGTITFLSPVGDERLTWGDLHADALRAAGGLQAAGAGPGRSVALLSLNSRAAVTAIAAVWLAGASLTVLPTPARTMDIEAFLAATERHLDRLGQPVVLVGSPFEDLSSALASAGHQVRPLDSVLAEAPAGLWRRPALVDDDPAILQLTSGTTSEPRIVRVSHANLAANLQGLAEAIDHGAKHGRTLSWLPLSHDMGLIGILAAMLTCGQCDLLLASPTDYLANPASWLQLAAEHQVQTIVGPTSAYALAARFLPYGPRLDLSTITGAMSGGEQIDPDAIETFLTAAAPHGLDPRTFLPGYGLAEATFAVTVPTPMRGLRVDEVDADTLAREGRAAPPRPGEPTRRLPLLGSPIARTSLRIVGPAGRQQLPDRTVGEVEVRGPAVTSGYHDAEPMDEGMEESLADGWLRTGDLGYLVDGELVLCGRKKDLIIVGGRNIYPEDVERAAGQTPGVRAGNAVAFPVPRPGGLGEGVAVAVESRVPDPDAVRRAVTDRVRTTIGIQPVAVYVLPAGSIPKTPSGKLQRAEAARRFTS; encoded by the coding sequence GTGGTCTACCTGCTGGATGCGATGGAACGGGCCGGCAAGGAACCGGGAACGATCACCTTCCTGTCGCCCGTCGGCGACGAGCGTCTGACCTGGGGCGACCTGCACGCGGACGCGCTGCGGGCCGCGGGCGGCCTGCAGGCGGCCGGCGCCGGTCCGGGCCGGTCGGTGGCTCTGCTGAGCCTGAACTCCCGGGCGGCGGTGACCGCGATCGCCGCGGTGTGGCTCGCGGGCGCGAGCCTGACGGTGCTGCCGACGCCGGCCCGCACGATGGACATCGAGGCCTTCCTGGCCGCCACCGAGCGACACCTCGACCGGCTCGGGCAGCCGGTGGTCCTCGTCGGATCACCGTTTGAAGACCTCAGCTCGGCACTGGCCTCGGCCGGCCACCAGGTCCGTCCCCTCGACTCGGTGCTCGCCGAGGCGCCCGCCGGCCTCTGGCGGCGGCCGGCCCTGGTCGATGACGATCCCGCGATCCTGCAGCTGACCAGCGGTACCACCAGCGAGCCCAGGATCGTCCGGGTCAGCCACGCCAACCTCGCGGCGAACCTCCAGGGCCTCGCCGAGGCGATCGACCACGGCGCGAAGCACGGCCGGACACTCTCCTGGCTGCCGCTGTCCCACGACATGGGCCTGATCGGGATCCTCGCGGCGATGCTGACCTGCGGCCAGTGCGACCTGCTGCTCGCCTCCCCGACCGACTACCTCGCCAACCCGGCCAGCTGGCTCCAGCTCGCCGCCGAGCACCAGGTCCAGACGATCGTCGGGCCGACGTCCGCCTACGCACTGGCCGCGCGGTTCCTGCCCTACGGCCCTCGCCTCGACCTCTCGACCATCACCGGCGCCATGTCCGGCGGTGAACAGATCGACCCGGACGCCATCGAGACGTTCCTGACCGCCGCCGCGCCCCACGGCCTGGACCCGCGGACCTTCCTGCCCGGCTACGGCCTGGCGGAAGCGACCTTCGCCGTCACCGTCCCCACCCCGATGCGGGGCCTGCGCGTCGACGAGGTCGACGCGGACACGCTGGCCCGCGAAGGGCGCGCCGCTCCACCGCGCCCAGGCGAGCCAACCCGCCGTCTGCCACTGCTGGGCTCGCCCATCGCTCGGACCAGCCTGCGGATTGTGGGTCCGGCGGGCCGTCAGCAGCTGCCTGACCGCACGGTCGGCGAGGTCGAGGTCCGCGGACCGGCGGTGACCAGCGGTTACCACGATGCCGAGCCCATGGACGAGGGTATGGAGGAGAGTCTCGCCGACGGCTGGCTGCGGACCGGCGATCTGGGCTACCTCGTCGACGGCGAGCTCGTCCTCTGCGGCCGGAAGAAGGATCTGATCATCGTCGGCGGCCGCAACATCTACCCCGAGGACGTGGAGCGCGCCGCCGGGCAGACACCCGGTGTCCGGGCCGGCAACGCCGTCGCGTTCCCGGTGCCCCGGCCGGGCGGCCTCGGCGAGGGCGTCGCCGTCGCCGTCGAGTCGCGCGTTCCGGACCCCGACGCCGTGCGCCGCGCCGTCACGGACCGGGTCCGCACCACGATCGGCATTCAGCCGGTCGCGGTCTACGTACTGCCGGCCGGCTCGATCCCCAAGACGCCCTCCGGCAAGCTTCAGCGCGCCGAGGCGGCCCGGCGGTTCACGTCATGA
- a CDS encoding phosphopantetheine-binding protein, producing the protein MRYADELCELLTTEGFVDVDVDLTADEPLLSTGVLDSLELVRLVGALTDRYGVAIAGNDLNFGNFETCSRISLLLERLMARVAADRVAAD; encoded by the coding sequence GTGCGATACGCGGACGAGCTGTGTGAGCTGCTGACAACCGAGGGATTCGTCGACGTGGACGTCGATCTGACGGCTGACGAGCCACTGCTGTCGACGGGCGTCCTCGACTCACTGGAGCTGGTCCGGCTGGTCGGGGCGTTGACCGACCGGTATGGCGTCGCCATCGCGGGCAACGACCTGAACTTCGGGAACTTCGAGACCTGCTCCCGGATCAGCCTGCTGTTGGAGCGCCTGATGGCCAGGGTCGCCGCTGACCGAGTTGCCGCTGACTGA
- a CDS encoding GDSL-type esterase/lipase family protein produces the protein MICLALAMSSGLPGLTGTALAVAASPGGGSGPASATPAGGTGGAASTGAPQPGAGGHVPVPAGDVAALAVGTPDGVNVLVPNSATVGGWRELTNLSVQGWDTPMWTEFHCVTGDGRYMAVTFAPIGMADDETLRDEGAFGAIVDLRTGSRWVLPVRVGLKYYSPGCGTGTDVVFSRNTGTDHANTELIRVDAAGSKIRDRRTVTGRVASAVPTAKGVAAADGSRVISVAANGGTSTLATAPGAVFDLRPSSSDGLDYLAVTGPTTSKAFRRGSNGKVAELADGPLRNMALWQGRGGKNHLVGRPSRVAGGNPIDVLGTDTQPADLSLEGGLVVDGEDVPGGTAPTKTTSAITIRNRSRSGGAATATQVTAAAADQAPAASASPAPSSLAPGTLKPNTLPSGGAAGSGSPCAVAPLDPSMQVIQPSPAQIQWSAYRAVSGGLTTQRPANWEKHGLPAYTPASLIPIASLAGAPSGGHIPTQVLEGVLAQESNFSQASWRALPGIASDPLIANYYGTAYSSDGSLIVGANPANADCGYGVGQITSGMTGTATSPWSDTVKLAIATDYEVNELAAVKMLTDFWNQLYGMGILANNGDPTKIENWYFAIWAYNTGIHTAPLPSNYHSLGLGWTNNPAQNDYPPNRQPFLSVTYDDAAHPSRWPYQEKVLGWAANSQLDLINGGFKYTASGILNLPQNYFLFCTSANNCSQTNTSGGYCNNADRSYCAWHTAVTWTSVDRPDLASENPAGDVGGGEPAVADPYPASCSAAASPVVQTPGTTALPGGAVIVDELSSSATNLAGCATTSSAGTFALTYGTDSSGHPLGAIDTHQLGVGYMGHTYFARTVALARASASNSVGVTGTWTPPSSVTGWQRIWVHIPDNGADTQQADYIINTGTTTKDRIVNQRWNQNSWFDLGSYQLSAGAYVYLTNVTNNDWNHTVDLAWDAIAFTPSSKPAVDYVALGDSYQAGEGVQPYYGNADRPVMNGIGDACHRSPQAYSNTVFNALRAAHPGDDEFHFLACSGAVINDINGQHYDQGEVPQLYQNWLDENTTNVTIGIGGNDSRFSTIVQACLLDNLSSAFSQLPLNGPNCMASDFHLTFNGTVDPQPLTVQEPIVIDGLKPRLVALYQQIHSLAPNAKITVLGYPHIVTTGSLRLDICTVAINPDLAQWFADMADRLDSVTSQAVSEAGVGATFVNPVSTFSGPPDHGACTFHDGDEWINSLVPHSSTGSGSTNPGPGSFHPDAAGHGADAGLINASLGV, from the coding sequence GTGATCTGTCTGGCGCTGGCGATGTCGAGCGGCCTCCCGGGCCTCACCGGCACCGCCCTCGCGGTGGCGGCCTCGCCAGGCGGGGGGTCGGGGCCCGCCAGCGCGACGCCTGCCGGCGGGACGGGCGGGGCCGCGTCGACGGGCGCGCCCCAGCCCGGCGCCGGTGGCCACGTGCCAGTGCCGGCCGGGGACGTCGCGGCGCTGGCGGTCGGAACTCCTGACGGGGTGAACGTCCTGGTGCCGAACTCCGCCACCGTCGGCGGCTGGCGGGAGCTGACGAACCTCTCGGTCCAGGGCTGGGACACCCCGATGTGGACCGAGTTCCATTGCGTGACGGGTGACGGCCGCTACATGGCGGTTACCTTCGCGCCGATCGGCATGGCAGACGACGAGACGCTGAGGGACGAAGGTGCGTTCGGCGCGATCGTCGACCTCAGGACCGGTAGCCGGTGGGTTCTGCCGGTCAGAGTCGGGCTCAAGTACTACTCACCCGGTTGCGGCACCGGCACGGATGTCGTCTTCAGCCGTAACACAGGCACCGACCACGCCAACACCGAGCTGATCAGGGTCGACGCCGCGGGCAGCAAGATCCGCGACCGCCGGACCGTCACCGGTCGGGTCGCGTCGGCCGTGCCGACGGCGAAGGGTGTCGCCGCGGCCGACGGTTCCAGGGTGATCTCGGTCGCCGCCAACGGTGGCACGTCGACCCTCGCGACCGCGCCCGGCGCGGTGTTCGATCTGCGCCCGAGTTCCAGTGACGGGCTCGACTACCTCGCCGTGACGGGCCCGACGACCTCGAAGGCGTTCCGTCGGGGCAGCAACGGCAAGGTCGCCGAGCTGGCCGACGGACCGCTGCGCAACATGGCTCTCTGGCAGGGCCGAGGCGGAAAGAACCACCTCGTCGGTCGGCCGAGCCGGGTCGCCGGTGGCAACCCGATCGATGTTCTCGGCACCGACACGCAGCCGGCGGACCTGTCCCTGGAGGGCGGGCTCGTCGTCGACGGGGAGGACGTGCCGGGCGGGACCGCGCCGACCAAGACGACCAGCGCCATCACGATCAGGAACCGGTCCCGGTCGGGCGGCGCGGCGACGGCCACGCAGGTCACCGCCGCCGCGGCGGATCAGGCCCCCGCGGCGAGCGCCAGCCCGGCGCCGTCCAGCCTGGCGCCGGGCACCCTCAAGCCGAACACCCTTCCGAGTGGCGGAGCCGCCGGTTCCGGCTCGCCCTGCGCGGTCGCGCCGCTGGACCCGTCGATGCAGGTCATCCAGCCCTCCCCCGCACAGATCCAGTGGAGCGCCTACCGTGCCGTGTCCGGCGGCCTGACGACTCAGCGGCCCGCGAACTGGGAGAAGCACGGCCTTCCGGCCTATACGCCGGCGTCGCTCATCCCGATCGCGAGCCTCGCGGGCGCCCCGAGTGGGGGCCACATCCCAACCCAGGTGCTCGAAGGCGTGCTCGCTCAGGAGTCCAACTTCAGCCAGGCCAGCTGGCGCGCCTTGCCGGGCATCGCCAGTGACCCGCTCATCGCCAACTACTACGGGACCGCCTACAGCTCCGACGGCTCGCTCATCGTCGGCGCCAACCCTGCCAACGCCGACTGCGGCTACGGCGTCGGCCAGATCACCTCGGGCATGACGGGCACGGCGACCAGCCCGTGGAGCGACACGGTGAAGCTGGCGATCGCCACCGACTACGAAGTGAACGAGCTCGCCGCCGTCAAGATGCTCACCGATTTCTGGAACCAGCTGTACGGCATGGGAATCCTCGCCAACAACGGCGACCCGACCAAGATCGAGAACTGGTATTTCGCGATCTGGGCCTACAACACCGGGATCCACACCGCCCCGCTGCCGAGCAACTACCACTCGCTCGGCCTCGGCTGGACAAACAACCCGGCCCAGAACGACTACCCGCCGAACCGGCAGCCCTTCCTCAGCGTCACCTACGACGACGCCGCCCACCCGTCGCGGTGGCCGTACCAGGAGAAGGTCCTGGGCTGGGCCGCCAACTCCCAGCTCGACCTGATCAACGGAGGCTTCAAGTACACGGCGAGCGGCATCCTGAACCTGCCGCAGAACTACTTCCTCTTCTGCACCTCCGCGAACAACTGCAGCCAGACGAACACCTCGGGCGGATACTGCAACAACGCTGACCGCTCCTACTGTGCGTGGCACACGGCGGTCACCTGGACCTCCGTCGACCGCCCGGATCTGGCCTCCGAGAATCCCGCGGGAGACGTCGGCGGCGGCGAGCCGGCGGTCGCCGATCCGTACCCGGCGTCGTGTTCCGCCGCCGCATCGCCAGTCGTGCAGACGCCAGGAACCACCGCCCTACCGGGTGGGGCCGTGATCGTCGACGAACTGTCGAGCTCCGCCACGAATCTCGCCGGCTGCGCGACGACCTCGTCGGCGGGGACCTTCGCCCTCACCTACGGAACCGACAGCTCCGGCCACCCGCTCGGAGCCATCGACACCCATCAGCTCGGCGTCGGATACATGGGTCATACCTACTTCGCCCGTACCGTCGCGCTCGCGCGGGCCTCGGCCTCGAACTCCGTCGGCGTCACCGGCACCTGGACGCCTCCATCCAGCGTTACCGGCTGGCAGCGGATCTGGGTGCACATCCCGGACAACGGGGCCGACACTCAGCAGGCCGACTACATCATCAACACCGGTACGACGACGAAGGACCGGATCGTCAACCAGCGCTGGAACCAGAACTCATGGTTCGATCTCGGCTCGTACCAGCTCAGCGCCGGCGCCTACGTCTATCTGACGAACGTCACCAACAACGACTGGAACCACACCGTCGACCTCGCGTGGGACGCGATCGCCTTCACGCCGTCGTCGAAGCCCGCCGTCGACTACGTCGCCCTGGGCGACTCCTACCAGGCCGGGGAAGGCGTCCAGCCCTACTACGGCAACGCTGACCGGCCGGTGATGAACGGCATCGGGGACGCCTGCCACCGCAGTCCTCAGGCGTACTCGAACACCGTGTTCAACGCGCTGCGGGCCGCGCACCCGGGCGACGACGAGTTTCATTTCCTCGCCTGCAGCGGAGCGGTGATCAACGATATCAACGGTCAGCACTACGATCAGGGTGAGGTCCCGCAGCTATACCAGAACTGGCTTGACGAGAACACGACCAACGTGACGATAGGCATCGGTGGGAACGACTCACGTTTCAGCACGATCGTGCAGGCATGTTTGTTGGACAATCTGTCGAGTGCCTTTTCGCAGCTACCGTTGAACGGCCCGAACTGCATGGCGTCCGACTTTCACCTCACCTTCAACGGAACCGTCGACCCACAACCGCTGACCGTCCAGGAACCGATCGTCATCGACGGTCTCAAGCCGCGCCTCGTCGCGCTGTACCAACAGATCCATTCGCTGGCGCCGAACGCGAAGATCACTGTGCTCGGCTACCCGCACATCGTCACGACCGGCAGCCTTCGGCTGGATATCTGCACTGTCGCAATCAACCCGGACCTGGCCCAGTGGTTCGCGGACATGGCCGACAGGCTGGACAGCGTGACCTCGCAGGCCGTTTCGGAGGCCGGCGTGGGGGCGACCTTCGTCAACCCGGTGAGCACCTTCTCGGGGCCGCCTGACCATGGCGCCTGCACCTTCCATGACGGCGACGAGTGGATCAACTCGCTCGTGCCGCACAGCAGCACGGGGAGCGGAAGCACCAACCCTGGACCGGGCAGCTTCCATCCCGACGCCGCCGGCCACGGTGCCGACGCCGGTCTCATCAACGCGTCTCTCGGCGTGTGA
- a CDS encoding phosphopantetheine-binding protein — MRSACSRVGASVLSELQYNVIQDLLAKVLDVDPSMVTPSTHLRDELCLDSLQQVELQAWLAARGVDLAALPPGGPQTVGDVQALVDAVDAVDAAHDGGQARQAASLPGPASGPAHPVLHSAQLALRPVSPEYVPFLYDLATREEVGWRWRFRGAIPDIETFQAGLRQGALSQFVVVVAPNGEPVGTVSCYNADLHRGIAFLAAAFVPEHVAGGVPMTAVGMFLRYLFQVWDLRKIYMEVPDFNYTQIASGAGKYFEVEGHLREHSYYDGRYWDEYMLAIYRRHVVDPRPRP; from the coding sequence ATGCGTTCCGCCTGCTCTCGCGTTGGAGCGTCCGTGCTCAGTGAACTGCAATACAACGTCATCCAGGATCTTTTAGCGAAGGTCCTGGATGTCGACCCCTCTATGGTCACACCGTCCACCCATCTCCGCGACGAGCTCTGCCTCGACTCGCTACAGCAGGTGGAACTGCAGGCCTGGCTCGCCGCCCGTGGGGTCGATCTCGCCGCGTTGCCGCCGGGCGGGCCGCAGACCGTCGGCGACGTACAGGCCCTCGTCGATGCCGTCGATGCCGTCGACGCCGCCCACGACGGGGGCCAGGCCCGGCAGGCGGCGTCGCTTCCAGGCCCAGCGTCCGGGCCCGCTCATCCGGTCCTGCACAGCGCACAGCTGGCGCTGCGTCCGGTCAGCCCCGAGTACGTGCCGTTCCTTTACGACCTGGCCACCCGTGAGGAGGTCGGCTGGCGCTGGCGGTTCCGCGGCGCGATCCCGGACATCGAGACGTTCCAGGCAGGGCTGCGGCAAGGCGCGCTGAGCCAGTTCGTGGTCGTCGTCGCCCCGAACGGCGAACCGGTCGGCACTGTGTCCTGTTACAACGCGGACCTGCATCGCGGCATCGCCTTCCTCGCCGCGGCCTTCGTCCCTGAGCACGTCGCCGGCGGAGTACCGATGACCGCCGTCGGGATGTTCCTGCGCTATCTGTTCCAGGTCTGGGACCTGCGAAAGATCTACATGGAGGTGCCGGACTTCAACTACACGCAGATCGCCAGCGGCGCCGGGAAGTACTTCGAGGTAGAAGGACATCTCCGGGAGCACAGCTACTACGACGGACGCTACTGGGACGAGTACATGCTGGCGATCTACCGGCGTCACGTCGTGGATCCCCGGCCACGGCCCTGA
- a CDS encoding transglycosylase domain-containing protein, with translation MAIGDRGRGVSDRSRGVSDRGRRPLHPAERDAVYDTVDQAALSKIEVRDRDENATTYRRVGADGAALAPRRPTGPGGHRRPGGPNDPNAAPDGPARPGRKVGTHGPRIWRERPLWMRRLVIFGSLGTFLLFVAGCAILYAATKVPLPESIKTDQSSVIYFSDGNTELARTQGVNRHNVALSEVSKPAQQAVLAAEDKNFYNEPGISYRGIARAMLVNVKSGSVQQGASTITQQYVKNAYLTQDRTFSRKIKEIVISVKLSHKYSKDQILEFYLNTIYFGRNSYGIDAASEAYFGIPPSQLTAAQGAVLAGLIRQPNYLDPTVHLDASKTRWKEVINTMISEKWLTSVPDYPLAAVKPVTTSSSSTTDVQNRYIQDEVIAELKDHGISEQQIETGGLRITTTIDAGRQQAAVAAVNSVIGPVYPNPITNLKTGLVALDPATGKVLAWYGGSQYGKNPQSPDPNYSSYTDNISYQTIPSGSTFKTVTLLTALSNGYNLNSTFDASDPQKLPGTNGNNYIIHNDEGDARTASANLIDATGQSLNTVYVPLGFNIGGPGLGVSKVVAMAKNLGISDDLAEQAGITLGEDYIHPIQMASVYNTVASGGYRTTPHIVDKVLNGSSHLIYQGQPEAKKVLESGVVADASYALQSVLKPKGTAASSALTGRPSAGKTGTVQDYQSAWFCGFTPGQLTACVDMFRDQAKMDNTKNPPVPLPGEALTGIPTAPGGKVYGGGLPAKIWNKFMTAALKDQPVKQFPPPVYGGTIQNFTPTDTPSPTPTTTSDPGNLFDQPSNTPWNPLASWGINQSHGTTSSTSGGGNGNGSGGGGGRPPTPTPAPTPTSRKSGLLGISSG, from the coding sequence ATGGCGATCGGCGACCGGGGCCGTGGCGTCTCCGACCGTAGCCGTGGCGTCTCCGACCGAGGCCGGCGTCCCCTGCACCCGGCCGAGCGCGACGCCGTCTACGACACCGTCGACCAGGCCGCGCTCAGCAAGATCGAGGTACGCGACCGCGACGAGAACGCCACCACCTACCGTCGCGTCGGCGCCGACGGTGCCGCCCTGGCCCCCCGCAGGCCGACCGGCCCCGGCGGCCATCGGCGACCCGGCGGGCCGAACGACCCCAACGCGGCACCCGACGGCCCCGCCCGTCCCGGCCGCAAGGTCGGCACGCACGGTCCGCGGATCTGGCGGGAACGGCCGCTGTGGATGCGACGCCTGGTCATCTTCGGCTCGCTCGGCACCTTCCTGCTGTTCGTCGCCGGCTGCGCGATCCTGTACGCCGCGACCAAAGTGCCGCTGCCGGAGTCGATCAAGACCGACCAGAGCTCGGTCATCTACTTCTCCGACGGGAACACCGAACTCGCCCGCACGCAGGGTGTCAACCGCCACAATGTCGCGTTGTCGGAGGTGTCCAAGCCGGCGCAGCAGGCCGTGCTCGCCGCCGAGGACAAGAACTTCTACAACGAGCCGGGTATCTCCTACCGCGGCATCGCCCGCGCCATGCTGGTCAACGTGAAGAGCGGCAGCGTGCAGCAGGGTGCCTCGACGATCACGCAGCAGTACGTCAAGAACGCCTACCTGACGCAGGACCGCACGTTCTCCCGGAAGATCAAGGAGATCGTGATCTCGGTCAAGCTGTCACACAAGTACTCCAAGGACCAGATCCTGGAGTTCTATCTCAACACGATCTACTTCGGCCGGAACTCCTACGGCATCGACGCCGCGTCCGAGGCGTATTTCGGTATTCCGCCGAGCCAGTTGACGGCCGCGCAGGGCGCGGTCCTCGCCGGCCTGATCCGCCAGCCGAACTACCTCGACCCGACAGTCCATCTGGACGCGTCGAAGACGCGGTGGAAGGAGGTCATCAACACGATGATCTCCGAAAAGTGGCTGACGTCGGTGCCGGACTACCCGCTGGCGGCGGTGAAGCCCGTGACAACCAGCTCGTCGAGCACGACCGATGTGCAGAACAGGTACATCCAGGACGAGGTGATCGCCGAGCTGAAAGACCACGGGATCTCGGAGCAACAGATAGAAACCGGCGGACTGAGAATCACCACGACGATCGACGCCGGTCGCCAACAGGCCGCCGTCGCCGCGGTGAACAGTGTCATCGGGCCCGTCTACCCGAACCCGATCACGAACCTGAAAACCGGACTCGTGGCGCTTGACCCGGCGACCGGGAAGGTGCTGGCCTGGTACGGCGGCTCCCAATACGGGAAGAATCCGCAAAGTCCCGACCCGAACTACAGTTCTTATACGGACAACATCTCCTACCAGACGATTCCGTCCGGATCGACGTTCAAGACAGTCACCCTGTTGACCGCGCTGTCGAACGGCTACAACCTGAACTCGACGTTCGACGCGTCCGACCCGCAGAAGCTGCCTGGGACAAACGGCAACAACTACATCATTCACAATGACGAGGGCGACGCCCGCACGGCGTCCGCGAACCTGATCGACGCGACCGGCCAGTCGTTGAACACGGTCTACGTGCCGCTGGGCTTCAACATCGGCGGCCCCGGCCTGGGCGTCTCGAAGGTCGTCGCGATGGCGAAGAACCTCGGAATCTCGGATGACCTCGCCGAGCAGGCGGGTATCACGCTTGGTGAGGACTACATCCATCCCATCCAGATGGCGTCCGTCTACAACACGGTCGCCAGCGGTGGGTACCGGACGACTCCACACATCGTCGACAAGGTGCTGAACGGCTCGAGCCACCTGATCTACCAGGGGCAGCCGGAGGCGAAGAAGGTGCTGGAGTCCGGTGTGGTCGCCGACGCCAGCTACGCGCTCCAGTCGGTGCTCAAGCCCAAGGGGACGGCCGCGAGTTCGGCGCTGACCGGGAGGCCGTCCGCGGGCAAGACCGGCACGGTGCAGGACTACCAGAGCGCCTGGTTCTGTGGCTTCACCCCCGGGCAGCTGACAGCCTGCGTGGACATGTTCCGGGACCAGGCGAAGATGGACAACACCAAGAATCCACCGGTACCTCTTCCTGGCGAGGCCCTGACCGGTATCCCGACCGCGCCCGGCGGCAAGGTCTACGGCGGTGGGCTTCCGGCGAAGATCTGGAACAAGTTCATGACCGCCGCGCTCAAGGACCAGCCGGTCAAGCAGTTCCCGCCGCCGGTCTACGGCGGGACGATCCAGAACTTCACCCCGACCGACACGCCGAGCCCGACGCCCACCACGACGTCCGACCCGGGCAACCTCTTCGACCAGCCCTCGAACACCCCGTGGAACCCGCTCGCCAGCTGGGGTATCAACCAGAGCCACGGCACCACGAGCAGTACCAGTGGCGGTGGGAACGGCAACGGCTCCGGCGGCGGGGGTGGCAGACCACCGACGCCGACACCAGCACCGACGCCCACGAGCCGAAAATCCGGGCTCCTTGGGATTTCATCCGGTTAG
- a CDS encoding inositol-3-phosphate synthase codes for MGSVRVAIVGVGNCAASLVQGVEYYRSADPSDQVPGLMHVQLGDYHVSDIEFVAAFDIDAKKVGRDLAEAIGASENNTIKIADVPPTGVTVARGHTYDGFGKYYRETVEESDEEPVDVVAILRETRADVVVCYLPVGSEDAAKFYAQCAIDAGVGFVNCLPVFIAGVPEWAEKFRAAGVPIVGDDIKSQVGATITHRVLAKLFEDRGVILDRTMQLNVGGNMDFKNMLERDRLESKKISKTQAVTSQVSHDMGARNVHIGPSDYVAWLDDRKWAFVRLEGRAFGDVPLSLEYKLEVWDSPNSAGVVIDAVRCAKIALDRGIGGPILSASSYFMKSPPEQYRDSVCRDKVEAFIRGEE; via the coding sequence ATGGGTTCGGTACGTGTCGCCATCGTCGGCGTTGGCAACTGCGCCGCGTCTCTCGTCCAGGGGGTCGAGTACTACCGCAGCGCCGACCCGTCCGACCAGGTACCTGGGCTCATGCACGTCCAGCTCGGCGACTACCACGTCTCCGACATCGAGTTCGTCGCCGCGTTCGACATCGACGCGAAGAAGGTCGGCCGTGACCTGGCCGAGGCCATCGGCGCCAGCGAGAACAACACCATCAAGATCGCTGACGTCCCGCCGACCGGGGTGACCGTCGCTCGCGGCCACACCTACGACGGCTTCGGCAAGTACTACCGGGAGACCGTCGAGGAGTCCGACGAGGAGCCGGTGGACGTCGTCGCGATCCTGCGGGAGACCCGGGCCGACGTCGTGGTCTGCTACCTGCCGGTCGGCTCCGAGGACGCCGCGAAGTTCTACGCCCAGTGCGCGATCGACGCGGGCGTCGGCTTCGTCAACTGCCTGCCGGTCTTCATCGCCGGCGTGCCCGAGTGGGCCGAGAAGTTCCGCGCCGCCGGCGTGCCGATCGTCGGTGACGACATCAAGTCGCAGGTCGGCGCCACCATCACCCACCGGGTGCTGGCGAAGCTGTTCGAGGACCGGGGCGTCATCCTGGACCGCACGATGCAGCTCAACGTCGGCGGCAACATGGACTTCAAGAACATGCTGGAGCGCGACCGGCTGGAGTCCAAGAAGATCTCCAAGACCCAGGCCGTCACCTCGCAGGTGTCGCACGACATGGGCGCCCGCAACGTGCACATCGGCCCGTCGGACTACGTCGCCTGGCTGGACGACCGCAAGTGGGCGTTCGTCCGGCTCGAGGGCCGCGCGTTCGGTGACGTCCCGCTGAGCCTGGAGTACAAGCTCGAGGTCTGGGACTCCCCGAACAGCGCCGGTGTGGTCATCGACGCGGTCCGCTGCGCCAAGATCGCGCTGGACCGCGGCATCGGCGGCCCGATCCTGTCGGCGTCGAGCTACTTCATGAAGTCCCCGCCGGAGCAGTACCGCGACAGCGTGTGCCGCGACAAGGTCGAGGCCTTCATCCGCGGCGAGGAGTAG